One segment of Struthio camelus isolate bStrCam1 chromosome 27, bStrCam1.hap1, whole genome shotgun sequence DNA contains the following:
- the LOC138062427 gene encoding E3 ubiquitin-protein ligase Topors-like has translation PDATCPICLDTLDNVAYIKPCFHKFCFSCVFRWSKTKAECPLCKQAFRSILHTVVAEDDYQEHVIRPPEDGSVASHQQRRAPHRPAIRRRRHPAAHPQQPSPSPQMRPSPQNSSRLEGTRRHTRQRQREGGLLEPRQRLSPQRQARADRRPQGHAAATEEEMLNFCRSLYRTGMRVQRAPDGGHPQDISADFFCCSPASIQRLLPWLQRELRVLFGVHQTLLTVTELIVLTNLRRYDLDSQAFAEDLELLLLSRTEQFLHELISFARCSCSMETYDQQAMYGYRAPSRHEGSPSASLSLAAAAGTARTPVPAQSPSRAMLLLAKELVT, from the exons ccagacgctacgtgtcccatctgcctggacaccttggacaacgtggcctacataaaaccttgcttccataagttttgctttagttgtgtgttccggtggtcgaaaacaaaggccgaatgcccgctgtgcaagcaggctttccgatcaattctgcacacagtggtggcagaagatgactaccaggagcatgtcatcaggccccccgaagatggttctgttgccagccatcagcaacggagagctcctcaccgccctgccatccggaggcgccgtcaccctgcagctcacccgcagcagccttccccttctcctcagatgcgaccctctccgcagaacagcagcaggctggaggggacccggaggcacaccaggcagaggcagagagagggagggctgctggagccacgccagaggctgtccccacagaggcaggccagggctgacaggagacctcaggggcatgcggcagcgacggaggaggagatgctgaacTTCTGCCGCTCTCTGTACCGCACAGGGATGCGCGTGCAAAGGGCTCCCGATGGCGGCCACCCCCAGGACATCTCGGCAGACTTcttctgctgcagcccggccagcattcagagactgctgccctggctgcagcgggaactgagagtcctctttggagtccaccagacattgctaactgtcacggagctcattgtcctgacaaacctgaggaggtacgacctggacagtcaggcctttgctgaggacttagagctgcttctgctgagtcgcaccgagcagttcctccacgagctcatcagctttgcccgctgctcgtgcagcatggagacctacgaccagcaggccatgtatggctaccgtgctcccagccggcacgaaggaagcccctcagcctcattgagcctggcagctgctgcagggacggcccggactcctgtgccagcccagagcccatcccGAGCTA tgctgctgctggctaaggaGCTCGTCACCTGA